The genome window GCCTCTGCAGCCCCCCCCTCGACCATGATGACCGCATCACGGCTTGCCGCGACAACGATCTCAAGATCGCTTTTCTCCACCTGCTCTACCGTGGGATTGCACACGAACTGACCGTCCACGCGCCCGACCTTGACGCCGGCGATGGGGCCGAGGAACGGAATATCGGAGACCTCAAGGGCAGCAGACGCGCCGATCATGGCGAGGATGCCGGGATCGTTATCCTGGTCCGCCGAGACAACAGTCGCCATAATCTGGGTATCATTCAGGAAACTCTCGGGGAAAAGCGGGCGGATCGGGCGATCGATAAAGCGGGACGTGAGAGTCTCGTTGTCGGAGGGACGCCCTTCACGCTTGAAGAAGCCGCCGGGAATCTTGCCGCCGGCATACGCTTTTTCCTGATAATTCACCGTCAGAGGAAAAAAGTCCTGCCTTCGCGGGCCGTTTTTGTCGCCACAGCAGTCACGAGAACCACCGTGTCCCCACAGCTCACCACCACGGCACCACTGGCCTGCTTGGCCCACTTGCCCGTTGCGATCGTTATGGTCCGTCCGCCGAATTCTACGTTAACCCTGTGTTCAGTCATGGTGTGTTCCATCATGTTCGTTGGCCTCCCAGCCTGTGTAAATAGGTGCGTTGGGGCCGTCGATGGAGCGACCGAAGAACAATGCGGTCGGTCACTCCATCCACGCCCCCAACAGACAAAATAAATGGGCCATCAGGCCCATCTCCAGAAACCGGTTGCGCCACAGTGCCCACACTGCTTACCCCCGGATGCGATAACAACCACAGGGCACGACAGTGAAGACAAAGGGCAGAAAAAGGAGAGGCAATATACCCCGGCGCGGAGTATACTGCCTCATCTTAGCGACGAATGCCGAGCTTCTCGATGATCGAGCGATACCTCTCGACGTCTTTCTTCTTGAGATAATCGAGGAGCCTTCTTCTCTGGCCGACGATCTTCAGAAGTCCGCGACGGCTGTGGTGATCCTTCTTGTGCACCTTGAAGTGCTCGGTAAGGTAGATGATCCGCTCGGTAAGAAGCGCGATCTGCACCTCGGGCGAGCCCGTATCACTGTCGTGAAGCTTGTGGGTCGTGATAATCTCTTTCTTTTTGTCAGTTACCAGCACGTTTGCAACACCTCCTTTGCTAAGAGATTGTGAGTATGTGATGCATGGCGGCGCACTGCTGCGCCAGAATGATCAGTAACGTGTGTTTGTATCACAAAGGGTGCTTCCTGTAAAGGGGAAAACCTAGTTAAACACCCTTAAAAGCCTTAGGTTTTTGGTATCATTGGCCCACAGGCCGGTA of Geobacter anodireducens contains these proteins:
- a CDS encoding 30S ribosomal protein S15 translates to MLVTDKKKEIITTHKLHDSDTGSPEVQIALLTERIIYLTEHFKVHKKDHHSRRGLLKIVGQRRRLLDYLKKKDVERYRSIIEKLGIRR